The DNA window CCTGTTGGCGACATCAGCCCCCGAAACCACCGCTCTGGTGGCACAGACCGGGCGCAGGGTTTCCTTCCAAGAGGGTGATGACGGCGATTTGCAATCAGGGGTGGCTTGGCCAGATCCACGCTTTACCGTCCATGATGATGGCACCGTGACCGACAATCTGACCTCTCTGGTCTGGATGCAAAATGGGGAGTGCTGGGAAGCTGGTACCTGGGAAAAAGCCCTCTCTCAAGTGGCAGGCCTCAATTACGGCTACGTAACCTGTGATGGATATGATGGGGAGTATGCCGATTGGCGCTTGCCTTCCCGAAATGAGCTGTTGAGCTTTATCGATTTTGGGGAAGTTTTCCCAGCTCTCTCCGATGATCATCCCTTCGAGGGGGTCGAGGTGCAAAATGATGGGGAGAACTATTGGTCCAGCACCCCTCTTGAATTTGATCCGGAACGCGCTTGGGGGGTGGACTTTAACGAAGGCCACTCCGAACACGCTGAAATGACCGAAAGCTACTACGCTTGGCCGGTGCGGGATGGTTTGTGAGGTTGGTTTTTGTCTTCAGATGAACCAGCCCCACCTCTTTTCCTGATTGGCCTGGCGTCGCCAAAGCCACGACCCATTCCCGAAAAGAGCGAAATCGACCCTCAGGGCAATTTATAGAAATTCGAATCAAGAATTGGACATCTGCCGTTGCCCTTTTTTCATCATTCCCGCGAAGGCGGGAATCCAGGATATCTGGCACGAACCTTTCCAAATCTGACATCACTTTCAGCAAGATACCGGCCTTTCTTGAAAGTTTGGTTTTTCCTTGAGGGCAATCATCAGCTCCCTGGATCCCCGTCTTCGCGGGGATGATGAGTCAGGGAAGAGTGTCCAATTTTGAGATAGAACGGCTATAGTCTCTGGAATTTCCAAAAAAAACTCTCTCGGATTCAGCAAACCTCCACTCAAATGATTCTGATGCTCAAGGTCTGTAGGTCCCAGAATCTGTAGCATTGATGAAAAATCCCTTTGCGTCTGTATCAATCAATATTTCTGGATTGAGTTCATACACCACCCCATCTTTCTCAAAGTAGAGATAGGCGGTGTCATATCTCTGATTGATGGGGTCCCAGCTTTGGATCATATCTACGAATAATCCATCGGAATGGTCCATGACCTCGGCTCTGAATTCCGCCAATGAGGTGATGCTCTCTTTCTTGCTGGGCGGTATGCTGATCAAATTCAACCCCTGAACGAGATCCACACTGGTGAATTCCTGCCCCTGAAGTTGCAGAGAAGCTTCGCCATCCATATCGATGAAATAAGCACTGCCAGCTTTGAGATCGATTTCCTGGCCATTGGGGAGCACTTCACCATCGACCATTACGTTGACATATGGGTAATCAAACCTCTGATTGCTAGAATCCCAGCTATAAATTTGTTTGACCATCACACCATCATTGGCCTCCCGAATGGCTGCATCCCATTTGCTTGCTGTGGTAATGACGCTATTTTCGAAGGGATAAGGTGCCAGGTTGAAGCCGGTCGTATATTGATGGGTAATGGTGCTCCCTTGGGTGAGTTGCAAGTTGCCAAAATATTGCAGGGACTGACTGTCCAGGGTGTAGGTTTGGTTCAGGTATTCGGATGTTTCAGTATCGGTCGGGTTAACCATGACATCAATCGTCAAGCCATCCCCTATCTGCCATGCTTCTGAAAGATCACTCAGGTTGGTGATGACAATGGTCAGGAGTCCCTCTGTATCGTCATAGGTCAGCACGCCATTTTCATCAATACCATCGGTCAATGTCGATGAAACGCCGTGGATATCGGTAACCGTGACCACGATGTCCGTTTCAGCCGGATGGGTGAGAGGGGTTGCGCATTGGCTATCTAGGCGGACGATACGTCCCACGACTGTTTTGGGGCCTTCTTCACCGGGCTGGTAGTTGAGTTCTTCGATGGTGATGGTAACGCTATCCCCGGCGCTCCACTGAGCCCCATCGTGGACGGTCAGACCAAATTCGTAAGTGCCGCTTACGGTTGGAGTGAAGGTGGGGTTAACCAGGGTGTCGGAAGAGAGAGTGATGTCGGAACCGATGGGCTGGCTGTTGATGCTCCACAGATAGGTGAGTTCCTGGGTTGGATCGGGTGCTGAAGAGCAACTGCCATCGAGTGTCACTTCGGTGTTCACGTCATAGGTCATGTTCAACCCGGCTTCGGCCACTGGCAAAGCAATCGGAGTGTCCGCCGGGTCGGTGGGATCGGTGCCGGCCAAAATTTCCTCCAGATTGGATACACCATCGCCATCCAGATCTGAATCGGCATCGCCGGGATCTTCCGGGTCCAGTCCATAGTCCATTTCATCCAAGTCCGACATGCCATCGTTGTCGTCATCCAGGTCGCAGGTGTTGCCAACGGCATCTCCATCCAGATCCTCTTGATTCGGGTTGGCTACGGATGGGCAGTTGTCCTCTTCATCCAATACGCCATCGCCATCGGTATCGGCACCAGTTTCGATGACGGTCAGGATAAAGCTGTCACTGATGGCAAGCTCTCCATCCCCCACCGTGATGGTGATGGTGGTTGACCCTTTTTGATCGGTTGTGGGGGTGAGGGTCGCAGTGCGGTTTTCCCCCGAACCATTGAGCTGAATGTTGGCGTCAGTGACCAGAGTGGTGTCGCTGGAAGTGGCACTCACGGTGAGAAGGTCGGCAGAGGATTCGAGATCTCCGATGGTGAATGCAATGGCGTTGGTTGGGGTGTTTTTGTCGGTGCTCTGATCGGTGATATCGGAGAGGGTGGGCGGATCGTTCACCGGGTTGACGGTGAGCACGAAGCTTATGCTGGTGGTATCGAATTCATCGCTGACAGTGAGGGTGATGGTGGCGGTTCCGTATTGATCATCTGCTGGCGTGATGGTCACGGTGCGGTTGTCCCCGGATCCACCAAGCTGGATGTTGGCGTCGGGTATCAGGGTGGAATCGCTTGAAACAGCATGCACTGAAAGATCGTCGGCGGAGGATTCCCTATCCCCGATGGTAAAGCCAATGGCGCTGGTGGCTGTATCTTCGTCGATGCTCTGGTAGGAGATTTCGGAAAGGGTGGGCGGATCGTTCACCGGGTTGACGGTGAG is part of the Magnetococcales bacterium genome and encodes:
- a CDS encoding tandem-95 repeat protein, whose translation is MSIVSVLFCFHASAETVDFSYDDLNRLIRIERENVSITEYAYDEVGNRSSRTISLINEVPVANDGTLNTSENSAASGTLQASDPDGDSLTYRIENQGSLGSASITNASTGAYTYTPNDHVSGEDSFTFTVNDGASDSNSATITVIILPIIHPPTITNPGNQSVDENISTPAIAFTIGDHETPADDLNISAVSSNESLVSNANIVLGGSGAERTVTLTPEEDQSGTATITLTVSDEFDTTSISFVLTVNPVNDPPTLSEISYQSIDEDTATSAIGFTIGDRESSADDLSVHAVSSDSTLIPDANIQLGGSGDNRTVTITPADDQYGTATITLTVSDEFDTTSISFVLTVNPVNDPPTLSDITDQSTDKNTPTNAIAFTIGDLESSADLLTVSATSSDTTLVTDANIQLNGSGENRTATLTPTTDQKGSTTITITVGDGELAISDSFILTVIETGADTDGDGVLDEEDNCPSVANPNQEDLDGDAVGNTCDLDDDNDGMSDLDEMDYGLDPEDPGDADSDLDGDGVSNLEEILAGTDPTDPADTPIALPVAEAGLNMTYDVNTEVTLDGSCSSAPDPTQELTYLWSINSQPIGSDITLSSDTLVNPTFTPTVSGTYEFGLTVHDGAQWSAGDSVTITIEELNYQPGEEGPKTVVGRIVRLDSQCATPLTHPAETDIVVTVTDIHGVSSTLTDGIDENGVLTYDDTEGLLTIVITNLSDLSEAWQIGDGLTIDVMVNPTDTETSEYLNQTYTLDSQSLQYFGNLQLTQGSTITHQYTTGFNLAPYPFENSVITTASKWDAAIREANDGVMVKQIYSWDSSNQRFDYPYVNVMVDGEVLPNGQEIDLKAGSAYFIDMDGEASLQLQGQEFTSVDLVQGLNLISIPPSKKESITSLAEFRAEVMDHSDGLFVDMIQSWDPINQRYDTAYLYFEKDGVVYELNPEILIDTDAKGFFINATDSGTYRP